The proteins below are encoded in one region of Triticum aestivum cultivar Chinese Spring chromosome 1B, IWGSC CS RefSeq v2.1, whole genome shotgun sequence:
- the LOC123106587 gene encoding uncharacterized protein: MTSALHLNFRHQMIWIHPEHPKHLTAIFRNLTEVSFSGIFPECDLSWTLFILEAAPALHKFTLSRERHACDIPSQDSAEKTNMVWEPSKDLKHLKLKLLRMYGFEDEDKVTNYIRLVMERAVGLKRIELRGEVPCEKCDAIYPRRSQVDKGRRRRIKERLTHESSSAVGMIMLVAAMPAR; encoded by the exons ATGACGAGTGCTTTGCATCTCAATTTTCGCCACCAAATG ATATGGATTCACCCGGAACATCCCAAGCATCTCACTGCCATATTCAGAAATCTTACTGAAGTGTCTTTTTCTGGTATCTTCCCTGAGTGTGATCTGAGCTGGACCCTATTTATCCTCGAAGCTGCACCTGCCCTGCACAAGTTTACA TTATCTCGAGAGCGGCATGCATGTGACATACCGTCTCAGGACAGTGCCGAGAAGACCAACATGGTGTGGGAACCATCCAAGGATTTGAAGCACCTAAAGTTGAAGTTGCTCCGGATGTACGGTTTTGAGGATGAAGACAAAGTGACAAACTACATAAGGCTAGTCATGGAGCGAGCTGTGGGGCTGAAGAGAATCGAGTTGCGTGGTGAAGTCCCATGTGAGAAATGCGATGCCATTTACCCAAGGAGATCCCAGGTGGATAAAGGTCGCAGGCGTCGGATCAAGGAGCGACTCACACATGAATCCTCCTCGGCCGTGGGGATGATTATGCTCGTAGCGGCTATGCCCGCGCGATAG